In Camelus ferus isolate YT-003-E chromosome 10, BCGSAC_Cfer_1.0, whole genome shotgun sequence, the following proteins share a genomic window:
- the LOC102505738 gene encoding LOW QUALITY PROTEIN: olfactory receptor 5B12-like (The sequence of the model RefSeq protein was modified relative to this genomic sequence to represent the inferred CDS: deleted 1 base in 1 codon): MENISEVTEFLLIGLTDALKMQVPLFTIFTLTYLVTLIGNLGMIVLILLDSRLHTPMYFFLSNLSLVDCVYASTVTPRVMVGFLTGDKIISYNACATQMFFFAAFATVESFLLASMAFDRHAAVCKPLHYSTTMTSTMCALLVTSSYICGLVQSSIHVALTFHLPFCHSHLVNHFFCDIPPLLALSCSDIYTNEIVLFTLAAFNIFFTLLVILDSYLFIFIAILRMHSVEGQKKAFSICASHLTTVSIFCGTIIFMYLQPSSSHSMDTDETASVFYTMVIPMLNPLVYSLRNKEVKSAFMKVGGKVKSSLGLAF; the protein is encoded by the exons ATGGAGAACATTTCAGAGGTGACTGAATTCCTTCTTATAGGGTTAACAGATGCCCTAAAGATGCAGGTCCCTTTATTTACAATCTTCACTCTGACTTACCTCGTCACTCTGATCGGGAACCTTGGGATGATCGTGTTGATTCTGTTGGACTCTCGACTCCACACTCCCATGTATTTTTTCCTCAGTAACCTCTCCCTTGTGGATTGTGTATATGCTTCCACTGTCACTCCCAGAGTAATGGTGGGGTTTCTCACAGGAGATAAGATTATATCTTACAATGCGTGTGCTACCCAGATGTTCTTCTTTGCAGCCTTTGCCACTGTTGAAAGTTTCCTCCTGGCCTCAATGGCCTTTGACCGCCATGCAGCTGTGTGTAAACCCTTGCATTACAGCACCACCATGACAAGTACTATGTGTGCCTTACTGGTCACCAGCTCCTACATCTGTGGACTCGTGCAATCTTCCATCCATGTTGCCCTGACTTTCCACCTCCCCTTCTGCCATTCCCACTTAGTCAATCACTTTTTCTGTGACATCCCCCCACTGCTGGCCCTCTCCTGCTCTGATATCTACACAAATGAGATTGTGCTCTTCACATTGGCC GCATTCAATATCTTTTTCACTCTCTTGGTTATCTTGGACTCttacttgttcatttttattgctatcCTGAGGATGCACTCAGTTGAGGGACAGAAAAAGGCATTCTCTATCTGTGCATCCCACCTCACCACTGTTTCCATCTTCTGTGGGACAATCATCTTCATGTACTTACAGCCCAGCTCCAGCCATTCCATGGACACAGACGAAACTGCATCTGTGTTCTACACCATGGTCATCCCCATGCTGAACCCTTTGGTCTACAGCCTGAGGAACAAAGAAGTTAAGAGTGCATTTATGAAGGTGGGTGGAAAAGTGAAGTCTTCATTGGGCTTAGCTTTCTGA